ACAAACTTGTATTCGTAGCCTGATCCAATAGGAACGTTATCAAAGCTGGAAAGATGAGTATAGATGTTGGTTTGCTCTGGATCCAGGATCATTGCCACTGAACCACCCCAGTTGCCAAAGTTATCATGGTCACCGCGGATGACGATCAAATCACCATTGTCTGTATCAAAGTTACCATTCAATAGCTGAACGGTCATATCAACCTGAATAAAGACCTCAACATTTGTGGAAGCTACCGGTTCCTGATCACTGTACCAGACAGTTGGTAGCACGTTCTCACCAGCGACAACTGTATAGGTACGGTTAGCAGGTAGGTTCTCAGAAGTATCCCAGTTGGCGTTGATCCGGAATTTATATTCCATAGCGCCCTCGTCTACCGGGAATGTTCCCTCCCAGATGCCATCAGCATCAGCATCAGTCAAGGCAGCACCGGTCCAATCATTAAGGGTTCCGGCAACGTCAACGAAATCTGAATCAGGATCAAAGTTACCCAGGGTTTCCTGGAAGCTCATATCCACACTAAGGGTCACGGTAGGACCAGTAACAATCGGTCCGCAATCAACTGGAAATACCATGGTGGAATCGGTATTCTGTGAACCGAAACAGTCTTGTGGAACCAGATAGATCGGATTCGTATCATCAATTTCAAAATCACGATTCTCGCCGAAGCCAGCCTCGTTATCCAGGGAATTGATACCATATTTATATTGTTGGGCTTTTGCCTGACCAGCCGTATAGAGATAGCTATAGGTGTAGAGAGCTTCGTCTTCTGTAGCAGTCATGGCCCATTCACCAATACAGGTCAGGTCATTACCCCAATCCCACCACTGGCTCAATACACCATTGATGCAAACACCATTGACCTGATCCCAGGCAGTGATGTCGTCAGAACCGGTCTGAGCATCGATGAGGGTATCACCTGCAGCCAGAGCATGGTATGCAGAAGAGATATCAACGGTCCAGTTGACAGTAACATCCTGGGTGATAATATCATCAGGAGTCACGTCAGCAAAATAGGCAACGGGCTGAAGGATCTCACCATAGCCATTCTCATCTGAATCAACTTCATCACCAGTTGCGGTAAAGGAGCGGTTTGGTGAACCTTCCCAGATCGCAGCATCAGGATCACCACCGGTGAGAATGACAAACTTGTATTCGTAGCCTGATCCAATAGGAACGTTATCAAAGCTGGAAAGATGAGTATAGATGTTGGTTTGCTCTGGATCCAGGATCATTGCCACTGAACCACCCCAGTTGCCAAAGTTATCATGGTCA
This is a stretch of genomic DNA from Candidatus Neomarinimicrobiota bacterium. It encodes these proteins:
- a CDS encoding carbohydrate-binding module family 20 domain-containing protein, whose translation is ADGIYEGTFDVAPGTMEYKYRINGNWDTSESLAANRSYEVLDGDNVIPTVWYSDQEPVASTDVEVLIQVDMTVQILNGNYDTDNGDLIVIRGDHDNFGNWGGSVAMILDPEQTNIYTHLSSFDNVPIGSGYEYKFVILTGGDPDAAIWEGSPNRSFTATGDEVDSDENGYGEILQPVAYFADVTPDDIITQDVTVNWTVDISSAYHALAAGDTLIDAQTGSDDITAWDQVNGVCINGVLSQWWDWGNDLTCIGEWAMTATEDEALYTYSYLYTAGQAKAQQYKYGINSLDNEAGFGENRDFEIDDTNPIYLVPQDCFGSQNTDSTMVFPVDCGPIVTGPTVTLSVDMSFQETLGNFDPDSDFVDVAGTLNDWTGAALTDADADGIWEGTFPVDEGAMEYKFRINANWDTSENLPANRTYTVVAGENVLPTVWYSDQEPVASTNVEVFIQVDMTVQLLNGNFDTDNGDLIVIRGDHDNFGNWGGSVAMILDPEQTNIYTHLSSFDNVPIGSGYEYKFVILTGGDPDAAIWESSPNRAFTATGTEEDSDENGYGEIFMDAVYFADVTPDDIITQNVTVTWTVDITSAYRALAAGDTLIDTQTGADDITAWEQINGICINGVLSQWWDWGNDLTCVGEWSMTQSDTEGYEYTFSYLYTAGQAKAQQYKYGINSLDNEAGFGENRDFEVDDTNPTYVLEDDCFGSQNTDETMPFPQDCGPVSIASLPGIPTSYALSQNYPNPFNPTTSINFALPEANHVVLTIYNALGQEVRTLKTDYLSAGNYSVTWDGLDNAGNMITSGVYIYTMTSGNHNFSKKMLMLK